Part of the Syntrophorhabdales bacterium genome is shown below.
GAACCGATTTCATTTATCGTTTCGGCTCTGAGGAACAGAAGAAGCGATGCCTCTTGCCTGCTATCAGCGGGCAAAAGATAGGCACCATTGCCTTTACGGAACCGGATTGCGGGTCTGATCTTGGCAGCATCAAGACCCGCGCAGTCAAGGACAGCAACGGGTATAACATCACCGGCAGAAAGCTATGGATTACCAGTGGTCCGGTCGCAGATTTTGTGACGGTTGCTGCTACCACCGACCCGGCAAAAAGACTCGACGGCCTGGGCTTTTTTCTGGTGGAAAAGGGTACACCCGGATTTTCGGTCGGACAAAAAATCGATAAGATGTCAGCGCGTGGCGCCAACACGTGTGAGCTCATTTTTGATGCATGCCGTGTGCCCGAGGAGAATCTGCTGGGGCAGGAAGGCAAGGGGGCGAAGCAACTTGACGCCATACTGAGCGAGATCCGCACGATGATCGCGGGGCTGGGGCTCGGCCTTGCAAAAAGCGCATTTGCAGCAGGACTCAGATATGCCAACGAGCGCGAGGCGTTCGGCCGGTCTATCGGAAATTTTCAACTTATACAGGAGAAGATTGCAGAAATGGAGATGCGCATTAAGGCATCAGAATTTCTTACCTACTACGCAGCGTGGCTGAAGGACACGGGCGTCGCTACGGGTAAGGAGGCAGCCATGGCCAAGCTTTATTCCACGGAGTCTGCCTGCTACGTTGTAGACGAAGTCACGCGCATACATGGTGCATATGGCATTGCGGAGGAGTACCCTGCTCAGAGGTATTTCAGAGATGCGCGATTCCTCCTGTTTGGCGGGGGCACCTCCGAGATTCTGAAGACAATTATTGCAAAAGATACACTCAGGAAACCTGAACACCACTACCTGTGAGGAAGGAGATTCTCCATGGATTTTGCCTTGACTGAAGAACAGGAATTCTTCAAGAAGATGATTACCGAGACGATCGACCGCATGGTCGTGCCGAAAGCCCGCGAAATTGACGAAAAGGACGAATTCCCATGGGAACTGTGGCGCGAGTTCAGCAAACTCGGCTATCTTGGGCTTCGCTATCCCGAAGAGATCGGCGGCATGAATGCAGACCCTGTAACCGCCATGATCTTCTATGAGCAGATAGCGAGGGGATCGGTTGGCTTTGCCCAGAGCGTGATAATGAATATCCTCATGGGCACCTATTTTATCTATCGTTTCGGATCGGAGGAGATCAAGAAGCGCTGTCTCTATCCTGCGATGAGAGGCGAGAAAATCGCAACCATGTGCTTCACAGAGGATCAGTCAGGCTCAGACCTTTCGGCAACCAAGACCACAGCAGTCAAAGATGGGAAAGAGTGGGTGTTGAACGGGACCAAGATGTGGATAACCAACGGCCCTCTCGCCGATATGGCGACGGTGCTTGCCACAACCGACGCCAAGCTCGGGGCAAAAGGGCTTAACTTCTTCCTCGTTGAAAAGGGGACGCCCGGCTTTGCACCAGGACAGATCCTTGATAAGCTTGGCTGCCGGGGAACCGTTACAGGAGAGCTTGTGCTTGACAATGTCCATGTCCCCGAGGAGAATCTACTTGGTGCCGAGTTAAACAGAGGGACCGATTACCTGGGAGAGATACTCGACGAGGTGAGAGTCATGACCGGTGCCATGGCGCTCGGAATCGCTCAGGCGGCTTATGATGAGGGCCTGGAGTACGCAAGGAAGAGAGTTGCCTTTGGCAAGCCGATCGGCAGTTATCAGCTTATCAGGGCAAAATTCGCTGACATGGCCACTGAGATGGAGGCAAGCCGGCTCATGGTCTACTACGGCGCCTGGAGGATCAAGGAGAAGCTGCCAAGCCGCAAAGAAGCAGCCATGGCAAAGATGCTCGCAACTGAGACGTGCGTGAAAGTGGTCGATGAGGTTACGCGCATCTGGGGGGCAAATGGTTTTGCCCATGAGTACGATCCACAGCGCCACTTCAGGGATGCCCGCTTTTTACTTTACGGCGGGGGCACGCACGAAATTATAAAGGATTTTCTGGGCAGGCTGCTTATAGGGAAGACCTGATCCCATCATTGCTTCAGCGCAATCAATTTCGGGAGGATACTTTGGAAAATCAAAGAGGAATAAAAATACTGGTAGCCAAACCGGGACTCGACGGCCACGACAGGGGCGCCAAGGTAGTGGCTCACGCGCTGAAAGAGGCCGGTATGGAAGTGA
Proteins encoded:
- a CDS encoding acyl-CoA dehydrogenase family protein, producing the protein MDFRLTEAQRFFREQVSQTLRRMALPEAQTLDRDDVFPKALFDELGRLGYYGIRYPAEIGGMGADCVTFTILAEELAKVSIGLAAIVTMQCLMGTDFIYRFGSEEQKKRCLLPAISGQKIGTIAFTEPDCGSDLGSIKTRAVKDSNGYNITGRKLWITSGPVADFVTVAATTDPAKRLDGLGFFLVEKGTPGFSVGQKIDKMSARGANTCELIFDACRVPEENLLGQEGKGAKQLDAILSEIRTMIAGLGLGLAKSAFAAGLRYANEREAFGRSIGNFQLIQEKIAEMEMRIKASEFLTYYAAWLKDTGVATGKEAAMAKLYSTESACYVVDEVTRIHGAYGIAEEYPAQRYFRDARFLLFGGGTSEILKTIIAKDTLRKPEHHYL
- a CDS encoding acyl-CoA dehydrogenase family protein, yielding MDFALTEEQEFFKKMITETIDRMVVPKAREIDEKDEFPWELWREFSKLGYLGLRYPEEIGGMNADPVTAMIFYEQIARGSVGFAQSVIMNILMGTYFIYRFGSEEIKKRCLYPAMRGEKIATMCFTEDQSGSDLSATKTTAVKDGKEWVLNGTKMWITNGPLADMATVLATTDAKLGAKGLNFFLVEKGTPGFAPGQILDKLGCRGTVTGELVLDNVHVPEENLLGAELNRGTDYLGEILDEVRVMTGAMALGIAQAAYDEGLEYARKRVAFGKPIGSYQLIRAKFADMATEMEASRLMVYYGAWRIKEKLPSRKEAAMAKMLATETCVKVVDEVTRIWGANGFAHEYDPQRHFRDARFLLYGGGTHEIIKDFLGRLLIGKT